In a genomic window of Brettanomyces nanus chromosome 1, complete sequence:
- a CDS encoding uncharacterized protein (EggNog:ENOG41), which produces MGEDPSSLDAEFINEDDLEAFGDALAYDDMDSPSMNAEDTSSVYHLSRVPTITSQSDWKPVYNLTKSPNTSSSPHTRKRQVLPEESSLTFSILHYPLLVITLLWLIVLSFGYLLVRLSIFVSEKLIFFRDKKGSELVKDLENAHSYAEYVATAKQLDEYLDLNSWCHEDKYRYYDWRTLRRTVSDMKKLRGERKYDKLLVVLQSCLKSNFVGIENPIMYSHCYYGTKDLIERYKTEVVASINAILTTDKISLSDKHTFFKIVSRNYGKTALALSGGASFCYNHFGVIKALLENDLLPQIISGTSGGGAIAGLVGTRTNEELLKLIQPKLAHRMTLIGNDPFRVWFKRWWKTGARFDAVQWARIAQWWTMGSTTFKELHERTGKMLNISTVPNDIHSPTILCNEITSPNCCIWSSILASAAVPGILQPVVLMQKASDLKTIEPFSFGNKWRDGSMRTDIPLEALNAYYNVKFSVVSQVNPHVMLWIFKNRGDIGKPIVRKSGKTFRGGFIPAYLENLIKLEIIKWLKLIREFQLFPNLAESDWSNLFLQRFGGNITLFPKIRLTDYMYLLSDPTEERLGETIKNGEHVTYPTLLFIKNRLSIERAIAKGRNVTKGYGRQASPDEHEEEIEYQSRVNRYDGDQEDTSIYSDDLDSFYDEDEDEEVGNAEETAYKRSFLGIQEEPAVLGFDRDGEINDKGEGDTRKTK; this is translated from the coding sequence ATGGGTGAGGATCCTTCTAGTTTAGATGCCGAATTTATCAACGAGGATGATTTAGAAGCATTTGGCGATGCATTGGCTTATGACGATATGGACTCTCCTTCCATGAATGCCGAGGATACCAGTTCTGTCTACCATCTTTCTAGGGTGCCCACGATTACATCACAGTCAGATTGGAAGCCTGTTTATAACCTGACCAAGAGTCCGAATACCTCTAGTTCGCCGCATACGAGGAAGCGACAAGTTCTCCCCGAAGAATCCTCTCTTACAttttccattcttcatTACCCATTGCTTGTTATTACGCTTCTTTGGTTGATTGTACTTTCATTTGGATACCTTCTTGTACGTCTTTCTATCTTTGTGTCCGAGAAGttaattttttttaggGACAAGAAAGGCAGTGAATTAGTTAAGGATCTAGAAAACGCCCATAGCTACGCTGAATATGTCGCCACCGCTAAGCAATTGGATGAATATCTTGACTTAAACAGTTGGTGTCATGAAGATAAGTATCGCTACTACGACTGGCGTACCTTGCGACGTACGGTCTCTGATATGAAAAAGCTCAGAGGAGAGCGCAAGTACGATAAATTATTGGTGGTGCTACAGAGTTGTCTCAAGTCGAATTTCGTTGGTATAGAGAATCCCATCATGTATTCGCATTGCTACTATGGGACCAAGGATCTCATAGAGAGATATAAAACAGAAGTTGTGGCATCGATTAATGCAATCCTTACGACTGACAAAATATCTCTCTCTGATAAGCATACATTCTTTAAGATTGTTTCCCGAAATTATGGTAAAACTGCTTTGGCACTTTCTGGGGGGGCTTCCTTCTGCTATAATCATTTTGGAGTCATAAAAGCCCTTCTTGAAAATGACCTTTTACCACAAATTATTAGTGGCACTTCTGGTGGTGGCGCTATTGCAGGGTTGGTTGGAACCAGGACAAACGAAGAACTTCTCAAGCTTATACAACCAAAACTAGCGCACCGAATGACACTTATTGGAAACGACCCCTTCCGAGTTTGGTTTAAAAGGTGGTGGAAAACAGGTGCACGGTTTGATGCAGTTCAGTGGGCTCGCATAGCTCAATGGTGGACTATGGGCTCTACCACTTTTAAGGAATTGCACGAACGTACAGGAAAGATGTTGAACATATCAACTGTACCTAACGATATTCATTCTCCAACTATTCTTTGCAATGAGATCACTTCTCCGAATTGTTGTATATGGTCTTCGATCCTAGCTTCTGCTGCCGTCCCTGGTATATTACAACCGGTGGTACTAATGCAGAAGGCAAGCGATTTAAAGACAATTGAacctttctcttttggGAACAAATGGAGAGATGGTTCAATGCGAACAGATATTCCATTAGAGGCATTAAATGCTTACTACAATGTTAAATTTTCCGTTGTTTCTCAGGTAAATCCACATGTGATGCTTTGGATATTCAAAAATAGGGGTGACATTGGTAAACCAATTGTACGAAAGAGTGGAAAGACATTCAGAGGTGGGTTTATACCTGCATACCTTGAGAATTTGATAAAATTGGAGATTATAAAATGGCTCAAGTTGATTAGAGAATTCCAGTTATTTCCCAATTTAGCAGAAAGCGATTGGTcaaatctctttcttcaacgaTTCGGCGGAAATATCACCTTGTTCCCTAAAATTCGACTAACGGATTATATGTATCTTCTCAGTGATCCAACAGAAGAACGATTAGGAGAAACGATAAAGAATGGAGAACACGTTACCTATCCAacccttcttttcattaaaAATAGGCTTAGCATTGAGAGGGCCATTGCGAAGGGGCGTAATGTGACGAAAGGCTACGGTAGGCAGGCATCGCCAGATGAGcacgaagaagaaattgagtATCAGTCTAGAGTCAATCGTTATGATGgtgatcaagaagatacCAGTATTTATAGCGATGATTTGGACAGCTtttatgatgaagatgaggatgaagaagtagGCAACGCTGAGGAAACTGCATACAAAAGAAGCTTTTTGGGAATTCAGGAAGAACCAGCTGTACTTGGTTTTGATAGAGACGGGGAGATAAACGATAAGGGTGAAGGTGATACTAGAAAGACCAAATGA